Below is a window of Bacteroidota bacterium DNA.
AGGCATTTATTTTATTAAAACCTATTGGGAGAGTATGATTAAATATTCTCCCGATTATTATCCGGCTCAGTTTCTTTTCATCGTCGTACCGGTGTATGTTTTAATTTGGGTATTTGCTGTGTTCCTCGGCGGAGGATATGAAAAGCCCTACCGTGTTTCCAATATTATACGCGGCGTTTTCGGTGGCACCATTGCTATTGCGGCTGTCTATGCCTTTCTGCCCGAAGAATGGAGATTTTCTCGGGCCATCATTTTATTGGGCGCATTCTGGACCGCTACGGAAATGTTATTGACGCGCACCTTATATCACCTCATTAAATATCAGTCTTTATTTTTTGAAAAAGAGGAAGAGAAAAGAATCCTGATTACGGGGGCAACAAATGAATGTACCCGGGCAGAGAAACTTTTACTGGCCACCGGTGTAGGCCATGAATTGATTATTGTGCCAAATTCAGGGACAGAGCTTAAAAAACTGTCTTTGCTTTATTCCATCAACGAACTCATTTTCTGCGCTGCCGGTATTTCTTACGGCGAAATTATCCGGCAGATCCAAGGCTGCGGCAACCGGATGGAATACAAGATATTAAACGAAGGTGGAGATACCTTTATGGGCAGCAACTCAAAAAATACTTCCGGCGAAATCTATTCCGATTGGCACCGGTACCGCTTGGCTCAACCGGCCCATCAGCGCAAAAAAAGAATTTTCGATTTGACAATTTGTCTTATCGGAATCCCCTTGCTCCCTCTGGCTCTTTTTATCGTAAAAGGGCCAGTAGGTTTTGTTAGAAACTATTTGGATGTTTTCTGTGGTAAAAAAACATGGGTAGGCTATTCCGCAGGAATCAAAATTTCATTGCCGCAAATTCGCAGCGCAGTGATTTCTGTTTCTGAATCTATTAACAACGAAAAGCCGGACGAAGCAGTTCTTGAAAACATGAACCGGCTATATGCCAAGTATTATTCCGCCTCGGATGATTTGCAGTTGCTATGGAAATATTTTAGGGAGTTGGGGAGGCGGTAGGGGGAAGCGTCGGGGCTTTGTTATTGGCGCTTTGGCTATAGGGTTTCGGGTTACGGGTCGGGACTACACGCAGTGCGGGATTTTACCACCGAACTTCCTACGAAGAACTGCCCTTCAAAGTTACTACTTTCCTGTCCCACGAAGCACCAAACCCTGCTTGGGGGTATGTGCTGTTATGTGCCGTTCTTCTATTCTTCGTCATCGTCCGTGTCCTCGTAGTTGAATTCAACTTTACTTTGTATTACTACTTCGTCAAGGATTTTGTTTAAGTAACCTTGTTTAACAGCATCGTTAAATCTGTCGTTGAGGGTCGGAATATTTATTACTTCTTCAATGCAGTCCATGTATTTATCAACGATAGCTTTGATTGAATAGGTTTTGCTGGCGTTCACTCTGATTTTATTCAGAAGGTCTTTGGTTGGTTCATCTGACTTGATTACAAAAGTTATTGGATACTTCTGAATTTTATCAATGTCAAGAAAATACTTTTAAAGTCTAGTGTTTCCGTTACTTGAAAAAATCTACCGAGTGGCTTCATTACAAAATCAATTCCTCCATCATTCGCATTTGTTCTGCCTGTTTTGTAAAGTTTCAAATTCTCTTTGTTGAGTTTGTCCATTTCAAACCCCCAAATAATTTGTTGGTCGTGATAATAGAATTTGAGAATAGAATAACTCACAATTTCAAAAAGTCGTGCATCAACATTGGGAGCAAGTAAGCCAATTACAAACTCCTCAATTTTCTTTGGAGTTGTTTTGCCAATCTGTTGTAGTTCCTCGCACGACTTCACGAAACGCTGAAAAGCATCCTGCTTGGTTTTGGCATACTCGTCAATAATCTCAATGATAACACTGGCGATATTGAAGTTGGTGGAGCCAACTTTTATTTTCAATAGGTTTTCATTGAACCAATAACGATTGGTTTCAAGATTGCGAAGGATTGGAATGAACTCAGAACTTGGAAAATATTTTTGAAACTCGGAGTTCATGCGATTATTCAAAGCATGATTTTGAAGTTTGCTGCCGAATGGCAATTCTCTTTGTCGTGCAAAAAGTTTGTTGAATAAAGCACCTTTATACTTTGAGTAATCGCCTTTCTTATCAAAGCCGTTGGCGATATAGTCCTCGATGATTACGTAGATGGCGTAAAGGTTTGCAAAACTTGAACGGGCTTTAGAACCTTTATTTGCAGAACGGGTTTTCTCATTGATGTATTGAATGAGTTGGCTCTTTTCAAAAACATCATCTGCACTTTTGCCAAAGTGATTTTGTAAAACGGATTTAATGTTTGCCGTGAATATATTTTCCATGTGGCTCTTCAAATAATTTAAGGTTGGTAGCAGTAGCCAACTTTTCGGTCTCAAAAGTGCGGATTTCCTTTTGTAATTTTTCGCCTTTAAACTCTTTCGCTAACTGCAATCTCCGCAAACCGATTTTTACATACTCGTCTTGTAACTCTATGCCAATGGAATTTCTGCCAAGTTCTTTTGCCGTGCAAGTCGTGAATGTTCCAGAAAAAGGGTCCATAATTAAATCACCCTCGTTTGAACTTGCTTTGATGATGCGTTCAAGTAAAGCAATTGGTTTTTGTGTCGGATGATTTTCGTATTCGTCCATGCGATAACGCACTCTCGCATACTCCCACACATTGCCAGGAACTTTTTCTGAATTGTAAACTGTTGGAACCGCTTTACGATAATCAATAAGTTTGCGTTTTGCTCCTGTTTTTGCCTCTACTAAAATGTCGTCCGTGTTGAAAGTGTAATTGTCCTTGTCCTTTACGCAAAACAAAATCGGCTCATACATTGAGCCGTAATATTTTTTGGCTTGAACCCCTGAACTGTCGTAATACCAAACAAGTCGTGAAAGGATGTCAAGTTTCTTGCGAAGATGAATGTCAAAGAATGGCATGAACTGCGTTGCGGTCATAACATAAAAACTACCGTTGGGTTTGAGTTTTTGAATGCATAAGTCAAGCCACTTGTAACACCAATTCAGGTAATCTTCTTCTGTAGCCCATTTGTCCTTGTGTCCGTTGAAGTTTTTGCCGATGTTGTAAGGCGGGTCGGCAAAAATTAAATCAATGGAATTGTCCGCAAGCGTTGTCAATACTTGCAAAGCGTCACCATGAATTATTTTATGTCTGTCGTTGCCGAAAATCTCCATTGTCATATTCAATTAAAGTCGTTTCAAAATTAGTCAAAAAACTGTCTGTTACTTGCCCAAAATTTTCGTGTTAGCACTGTCCCAAAAATTACCGCTAACACCTATTACACGCAATAAACCTATAAAAACTTGCGGTAAGCCAAGCATAATACAGCGGATATACGCAAGTATGGCTTGCGTATATCCGGCTGCCTATTTATATATATTGTACTACACAGATTATTGAACAATCCCGAATCAAACGAAGATTTCCGCCAAAATGTCCATCCTTTTCCACCCCCAAATGGCCGACACACATTACAAATACACGTAATTTGACCGATCTGTTCATAATCTCCTTTCTAGTAAACGATTATCAACAATAATCCCCCGAATATCAATCATAATCCCTCGATTCTTAATCAATTTCCCCGGTATATTGATTAAAGAAGCCGCTATATCGGTCACATCTTCCGCTATCTTAATCAAGGTAGCTGCATTATTGATTAAGTCATTCGTTATAGTGATCATGATAGCCGCATTCTTAATCATAAGAGCTGTTATATCAATCAAAACAGCAGCATTCTTAATTAAACAAATCGCATTTCTAATCAAAACGGCGGCTATATCAATCACATCTACCGCTATATTGATTAAACCAGTCGTTTTCTTAATCAAGCCTTCAGCCTTATTATTTACATCGTTACCACAATTTTGTCGGCGGGTACTAGTCTTTTGGAAGCGTGCGGCGGGAGGTATGTTGGATGAATGGCATATAAAATAGGACTGCCTGTCACGTTTATTCGGGCCGATTTATTTAGCCCAGCACTTCTTCCAGTATCTCCGGCGATTTCAAAGAAAAGTTTTCGATGTGCAAGCGGTAATAATCCAATAGG
It encodes the following:
- the yhdJ gene encoding adenine-specific DNA-methyltransferase produces the protein MEIFGNDRHKIIHGDALQVLTTLADNSIDLIFADPPYNIGKNFNGHKDKWATEEDYLNWCYKWLDLCIQKLKPNGSFYVMTATQFMPFFDIHLRKKLDILSRLVWYYDSSGVQAKKYYGSMYEPILFCVKDKDNYTFNTDDILVEAKTGAKRKLIDYRKAVPTVYNSEKVPGNVWEYARVRYRMDEYENHPTQKPIALLERIIKASSNEGDLIMDPFSGTFTTCTAKELGRNSIGIELQDEYVKIGLRRLQLAKEFKGEKLQKEIRTFETEKLATATNLKLFEEPHGKYIHGKH